A part of Marinobacter psychrophilus genomic DNA contains:
- the mpl gene encoding UDP-N-acetylmuramate:L-alanyl-gamma-D-glutamyl-meso-diaminopimelate ligase has protein sequence MHIHILGICGTFMGSLAVLAHEMGHKVTGSDQGVYPPMSTQLQAQGVELIEGYHPDNLEPRPDLVLIGNAMSRGNAEVEQVLNGNIPYMSGPEWLAREVLHQRWVLAVAGTHGKTTTTAMLLWILEQAGFDAGYLVGGVPRDLPVSARLGSSDFFVIEADEYDSAFFDKRSKFVHYRPRTLILNNLEFDHADIFDNVEAIERQFHHLIRTVPSQGLILRPTLDSHLDNAIALGCWTPQQTLSIGSEADSPSDWRAELLSDDGSHFMVLRHEQPVAAVKWAHSGLHNVRNALSAIAAARDVGVTPDHAVSALCCFSGVKRRMELLADINGVKVYDDFAHHPTAIATTLDGLRKQVGNEPVLALIEPRSNTMKQGVHSDTLLPSAAAADRVLWANLNDSSWLPKLVERWQQANADSSLHRVEASVDDLIARVTADLPSPCHIVIMSNGGFGGIHQRLIAEIERING, from the coding sequence ATGCACATTCATATATTGGGTATTTGCGGCACCTTTATGGGTAGCCTGGCTGTATTGGCCCATGAAATGGGGCACAAGGTGACGGGCTCTGATCAAGGCGTTTACCCGCCCATGAGTACCCAACTGCAAGCTCAGGGAGTCGAGCTGATTGAAGGCTACCACCCTGACAACCTTGAACCGCGACCCGATCTGGTGCTGATCGGCAACGCCATGTCCCGCGGCAACGCCGAAGTGGAACAGGTGCTTAACGGCAATATTCCTTATATGTCCGGCCCCGAATGGCTGGCGCGGGAAGTGTTACACCAGCGTTGGGTGCTGGCGGTGGCCGGCACCCACGGCAAAACCACCACCACCGCGATGCTGCTGTGGATACTGGAGCAGGCCGGGTTTGACGCCGGTTATCTGGTGGGAGGTGTACCCAGAGATTTGCCGGTTTCTGCGCGCTTGGGTAGCAGTGATTTTTTTGTGATTGAGGCCGATGAATACGACAGCGCGTTTTTTGACAAGCGTTCGAAGTTTGTTCACTACCGCCCGCGTACGCTTATTTTGAATAATCTGGAATTCGACCACGCCGATATTTTTGACAACGTGGAAGCTATCGAGCGCCAGTTCCATCACCTGATTCGGACTGTGCCGTCCCAAGGCTTGATTCTGCGCCCGACGCTGGATAGTCACCTGGACAACGCCATTGCCCTGGGCTGCTGGACCCCGCAGCAAACGCTGTCTATTGGTAGCGAAGCCGACAGTCCAAGCGACTGGCGAGCCGAACTGTTGAGCGACGACGGCAGCCATTTCATGGTGTTGCGCCACGAGCAGCCGGTGGCTGCAGTAAAGTGGGCCCACAGCGGCCTACACAACGTACGTAACGCCTTGTCGGCCATTGCCGCAGCACGCGATGTGGGTGTTACTCCAGACCACGCCGTTAGCGCGTTGTGCTGTTTTTCCGGAGTAAAAAGACGCATGGAGTTGCTGGCGGACATTAATGGCGTAAAGGTGTATGACGACTTCGCCCATCACCCCACGGCCATCGCCACTACCCTGGACGGCTTGCGCAAACAGGTGGGCAACGAGCCGGTGCTGGCATTGATCGAGCCCCGTTCCAATACCATGAAACAGGGCGTACACAGTGACACCCTGTTGCCCAGCGCGGCAGCCGCCGATCGCGTGCTCTGGGCCAACCTGAACGATTCGAGCTGGTTGCCGAAATTGGTTGAACGCTGGCAACAGGCCAACGCCGACAGTAGCTTGCATCGGGTAGAAGCATCAGTAGACGATTTGATTGCGCGGGTAACGGCAGACTTACCCAGCCCCTGCCACATTGTCATTATGAGCAACGGCGGTTTTGGCGGCATTCATCAACGGCTGATTGCTGAAATCGAACGTATCAACGGATAG
- a CDS encoding 6-phosphofructokinase, with amino-acid sequence MAIKNAFYAQSGGVTAVINASACGVIQTARRHPDKIGKVYAGRNGILGALKEELIDTSLESDGAIAALMHTPGGAFGSCRHKLKNISENRREYERLIEVFRAHDIGYFFYNGGGDSQDTAYKVSQISEKMGYPIICIGIPKTVDNDLPFTDCCPGFGSVAKYIAISTMEASLDIKSMCETSTKVFILEVMGRHAGWIAASGGLAGQGEGEPPHIILFPEIPFDREAFLARVDFCVKEYGYCVIVASEGAQYEDGRFLAEAGARDAFGHTQLGGVAPALANLMKQALGYKYHWAVADYLQRSARHIASATDVEQAYTVGKAAVEMAIAGKQALMPIIIREQAKPYRWRVGEAPLSEVANQEKKMPIHYITDDGFGITQDCRDYLSPLIQGESFPPFENGLPKVAKLINQLVEKRLKTAFEL; translated from the coding sequence ATGGCCATTAAAAACGCATTCTATGCACAATCCGGTGGTGTTACCGCCGTTATAAACGCCAGCGCCTGTGGCGTTATTCAGACCGCCCGCCGGCACCCGGATAAAATCGGCAAGGTGTATGCCGGGCGCAACGGTATTCTCGGTGCGTTGAAAGAAGAACTGATTGATACCAGTCTGGAGTCCGATGGTGCCATTGCCGCACTGATGCATACTCCTGGCGGTGCGTTTGGATCGTGTCGCCACAAGCTTAAAAATATCTCCGAAAACCGCCGCGAATACGAGCGTTTGATTGAAGTATTCCGCGCCCACGACATTGGTTATTTCTTCTATAACGGCGGCGGCGACTCGCAAGATACCGCTTACAAAGTATCGCAGATCAGCGAAAAAATGGGCTATCCGATTATTTGCATCGGTATACCCAAAACCGTTGATAACGATCTACCCTTCACCGATTGTTGCCCGGGCTTTGGCTCGGTTGCCAAATACATTGCCATCTCCACGATGGAAGCGAGCCTTGACATCAAATCCATGTGCGAGACCTCCACCAAGGTTTTCATTCTGGAAGTGATGGGTCGCCACGCTGGCTGGATTGCTGCCTCAGGCGGGCTTGCCGGTCAGGGCGAAGGTGAGCCGCCACATATTATTTTGTTCCCGGAAATTCCGTTTGATCGCGAGGCTTTTCTGGCCCGGGTGGACTTTTGCGTGAAGGAATACGGTTATTGCGTGATTGTTGCGTCTGAAGGCGCCCAATATGAAGACGGCCGCTTTCTGGCTGAAGCCGGGGCCAGAGACGCTTTTGGCCACACCCAACTAGGCGGCGTTGCGCCAGCGCTGGCAAATCTGATGAAGCAGGCTCTGGGCTATAAGTACCACTGGGCCGTCGCTGATTACCTGCAGCGAAGTGCGCGTCATATCGCCTCGGCCACCGACGTAGAACAGGCCTACACCGTGGGCAAGGCAGCGGTTGAAATGGCGATTGCCGGCAAGCAGGCACTAATGCCCATCATCATTCGCGAGCAGGCCAAGCCCTATCGCTGGAGAGTTGGCGAGGCACCGCTGAGCGAAGTGGCTAATCAGGAAAAGAAAATGCCGATTCACTACATCACCGATGACGGCTTCGGCATTACCCAAGACTGCCGCGACTACCTAAGCCCGCTGATTCAGGGCGAAAGTTTTCCACCTTTTGAAAACGGCTTGCCAAAAGTAGCCAAATTGATAAACCAATTGGTGGAAAAACGCCTTAAAACCGCATTCGAGCTCTAA
- a CDS encoding EAL and HDOD domain-containing protein encodes MTNPQKPNTGSYCIALQPICDANMVHVADELLYRATAGASFAVIEDGLIATARACNAAFYETGVESLCGRRKLFFNAPREWLLNPALLPPSPEQVVIEVLECVEGDEEILAALKHIKSQGYTVALDDFVLTDATRPLLDLADIVKLDVLEQPPTRKQVEHYLTRGITLLAEKVETKKEFDQARAMGFTLFQGYFYAHPETRQSTAFKRGRNQSAQLRLLGELQKPEANYNELERLLVQEPQLAVQMLRTVNSASYNLPHEIISMRQAIVLLGLNRLRSLVTMLVLANDDPCNMLLLPQTLTRAAMCSRLAARDCEENKEPAFMMGLLSMVDVLLGQKLELLCDQLPLAPNIKRALLAHEGPLGKTLHLVKAFEKGRLKNASDKAITTLNHFFLESRSWANKVLDGMDN; translated from the coding sequence ATGACGAACCCCCAAAAACCCAACACCGGCTCTTATTGCATTGCTCTGCAGCCAATTTGCGATGCCAATATGGTCCATGTGGCCGACGAGCTACTCTACCGAGCCACCGCAGGCGCGAGTTTCGCTGTCATAGAAGATGGCCTTATCGCCACTGCACGGGCCTGCAATGCAGCCTTTTACGAAACCGGTGTAGAGTCACTTTGCGGCCGTAGAAAGCTGTTTTTCAACGCCCCCCGTGAGTGGCTGCTGAACCCGGCATTACTGCCGCCCAGCCCGGAGCAGGTGGTTATCGAGGTACTGGAATGCGTAGAGGGTGACGAAGAAATCCTTGCAGCGTTGAAGCACATAAAATCTCAGGGCTACACCGTAGCATTGGATGACTTTGTACTGACCGACGCAACCCGACCGCTTCTGGATCTGGCCGACATTGTCAAGCTGGACGTGTTGGAGCAGCCTCCCACCAGAAAGCAGGTAGAACACTACCTAACTCGCGGCATCACCTTGTTGGCCGAAAAGGTGGAAACCAAAAAAGAGTTCGATCAAGCTCGGGCCATGGGATTTACACTTTTTCAGGGTTACTTTTACGCCCACCCGGAAACTCGTCAATCCACCGCCTTTAAGCGCGGGCGCAATCAGTCGGCGCAACTTCGCCTTCTGGGCGAATTACAAAAACCTGAAGCAAACTACAACGAACTGGAACGGTTACTGGTGCAGGAACCTCAGCTAGCGGTCCAAATGCTGCGCACAGTCAATTCTGCAAGCTACAATTTGCCCCACGAAATAATTAGCATGCGCCAGGCCATAGTGTTGCTTGGACTGAATCGCCTTCGTAGCCTGGTCACCATGCTGGTACTGGCTAATGACGACCCGTGCAACATGTTGTTATTGCCACAAACGCTTACCCGCGCAGCCATGTGCTCGCGGCTGGCTGCACGAGACTGCGAGGAAAACAAAGAACCCGCCTTTATGATGGGCTTGCTATCGATGGTTGATGTGCTGCTCGGCCAAAAGCTCGAACTATTGTGTGACCAACTCCCTCTCGCACCAAATATCAAGCGAGCGCTACTTGCTCACGAAGGCCCGCTTGGCAAGACCCTTCATTTAGTCAAAGCTTTTGAAAAGGGTCGCCTGAAAAATGCCAGTGACAAAGCAATTACCACACTCAACCACTTTTTTTTGGAAAGCCGCAGTTGGGCCAATAAGGTTCTGGATGGCATGGACAATTAG